A DNA window from Phragmites australis chromosome 11, lpPhrAust1.1, whole genome shotgun sequence contains the following coding sequences:
- the LOC133884783 gene encoding DEAD-box ATP-dependent RNA helicase 17, translated as MPTAKSASAQEEGREGLFASCSFSDLGLHPTLCAHLQDKMGFQAPTRIQAQAIPVAMSGQHMLVKAATGTGKTLAYLAPIVQHLQMREPRVERTHGTFALVLVPTRELCLQVYGIAQQLVHRFHWIVPGYVMGGENRAKEKARLRKGISILIATPGRLLDHLQHTSSFVYSNLRWIVFDEADSILELGFGKAVEDILEHLGSRNGAPDQSKNKAEHMQRQNLLLSATLNEKVNRLAKISLKNPVMIGLDEKPSGKSSTLGNSHTSLLSDDEEDEILEKQNDLVEQAVDDFNLPAQLIQRYVKVSCGSRLAVLLTILKSLFERQVSQKVVVFLSTCVSVDFHHTVLSQLEWSPGLQLDTEKKQKFLSCKVFRLHGNMDQDDRKKSFLGFGSEKSAILVSTDIAARGLDFPKVKCIIQYDSPGEASEYVHRVGRTARIGEKGEALLFLQPVEIDYLKDLELHGASLTEYLFQKVLDSFPVNGQKPHKRKQISLDMHPWIMSLQRSLESFVAAEAETKKLARDAFCSWVRAYTAHRGELKKIFMVKKLHLGHVARSFGLKEQPSLVGRSHQVQLKKRKKEQKRERPAKRRKLPSKK; from the exons ATGCCCACCGCTAAGTCCGCCTCTGCGCaggaggaggggagagaggggTTGTTCGCGTCATGCTCCTTCTCCGACCTCGGCCTCCACCCTACCCTCTGCGCCCACCTCCAAG ATAAGATGGGTTTCCAAGCACCAACCCGAATTCAAGCTCAGGCAATTCCGGTTGCCATGTCAGGACAGCACAT GCTAGTTAAGGCAGCAACTGGAACTGGGAAAACACTCGCATACCTTGCACCCATTGTTCAACATCTCCAGATGAGAGAGCCTCGTGTCGAGAGAACTCATGGAACTTTTG CGTTGGTACTTGTGCCAACGCGAGAGCTATGCTTGCAGGTTTACGGGATTGCACAGCAGTTGGTTCATCGTTTTCACTGGATTGTCCCTGGGTATGTCATGGGTGGTGAGAACAGAGCAAAAGAGAAAGCAAGACTGCGGAAAG GAATATCTATTCTCATTGCTACTCCTGGGCGCCTTCTGGACCATTTACAGCATACTTCGTCATTTGTTTATTCAAATTTGCGCTGGATAGTTTTTGATGAAGCTGACAG CATTCTTGAACTTGGTTTCGGAAAAGCAGTTGAGGATATACTGGAGCACTTGGGTTCAAGGAATGGCGCTCCCGATCAAAGTAAAAATAAAGCAGAACATATGCAAAGGCAGAACCTTCTCTTATCTGCTACTCTTAATGAAAAGGTGAACCGGTTAGCCAAAATTAGTTTGAAGAACCCAGTGATGATTGGCCTTGATGAGAAGCCTTCGGGGAAATCCAGTACGCTGGGGAACAGTCATACTTCTCTATtatctgatgatgaagaggacgaAATACTGGAAAAGCAAAATGATTTAGTGGAACAAGCGGTTGATGATTTCAATCTTCCTGCACAATTGATCCAAAGATATGTTAAAG TTTCATGTGGTTCAAGGCTTGCAGTTCTTCTTACGATTCTCAAATCTCTATTTGAAAGACAAGTCTCCCAGAAG GTTGTTGTTTTCTTGTCAACCTGTGTCTCGGTTGATTTCCACCATACAGTACTCAGCCAGCTTGAGTGGAGTCCTGGCCTGCAACTTGATACGGAGAAAAAGCAAAAGTTTCTTAGCTGTAAAGTGTTCCGTTTGCATGGTAACATGGACCAGGATGATCGCAAGAAGTCATTTTTGGGATTTGGTTCTGAAAAATCTGCAATTCTTGTATCTACCGATATTGCTGCTAGGGGCTTGGACTTTCCAAAAGTGAAGTGCATCATACAGTATGATTCTCCGGGGGAAGCTTCTGAATATGTTCACAG GGTTGGAAGAACAGCAAGGATTGGTGAAAAGGGGGAGGCCCTCCTGTTTCTACAACCTGTTGAAATCGACTACTTGAAAGATCTAGAGCTACATGGTGCATCACTGACAGAATATCTCTTTCAAAAGGTTTTGGATAGTTTTCCTGTAAATGGACAGAAGCCTCACAAAAGAAAGCAAATATCTTTAGATATGCATCCTTGGATAATGTCTCTGCAGAGATCGCTAGAAAGTTTCGTCGCAGCGGAG GCTGAAACAAAGAAGCTTGCCAGGGATGCCTTCTGTTCCTGGGTTCGTGCCTACACTGCCCACCGAGGTGAACTCAAGAAGATTTTTATGGTGAAGAAGCTCCACCTGGGACATGTAGCAAGGAGCTTCGGTTTGAAGGAGCAGCCCTCGTTGGTTGGGAGGTCACACCAGGTGCaactcaagaagaggaagaaagagcaGAAGCGTGAACGACCCGCCAAGAGGAGAAAGCTACCCTCTAAGAAGTGA
- the LOC133885119 gene encoding protein trichome berefringence-like 7, with the protein MVSAGTRRSGPARVAARGGAGPGSPRVSAAAAALAALRRRWWAPSGASLERAARAFLLASAALVLSCALYLYVFRYVGRGRGVAAGFAEDGLDSEPCDVFDGAWVPDAAHHTLYNSSECPFAERGFDCLTNGRQDTGYLRWRWKPRRCDVPRFAARAALERLRGKRVVFVGDSMSRTQWESFICMLMTGVDDPRTVYEVNGNEITKIIRHLAVRFASHGLTVEFFRSVFLVQQHPAPRHAPKRVKSTLRLDRMDDFSRKWANADVLIFNTGHWWTPTKLFDTGCYFQSGHALKLGTTIDAAFRMALETWASWVEKRVDLNQTHVFFRTYEPSHWSDPSQKTCEVTEQPSSEAKGNDKSEFGVILADVVAKMSSPVTVLNVTLMGAFRSDAHVGNWSYPPTILDCSHWCLPGVPDAWNELVFSYLLTNDW; encoded by the exons aTGGTGAGCGCGGGCACCAGACGGAGCGGCCCGGCGCGAGTCGCAGCAAGGGGCGGCGCGGGGCCCGGGAGCCCTCGCGTCTCTGCTGCCGCGGCTGCTTTGGCTGCGTTGCGGCGCAGGTGGTGGGCGCCCTCGGGCGCGTCGCTGGAGCGCGCCGCGCGCGCGTTCCTGCTGGCCTCCGCGGCGCTGGTCCTCAGCTGCGCGCTCTACCTCTACGTGTTCCGGTACGTCGGCCGGGGGCGCGGGGTGGCCGCGGGCTTCGCCGAAGACGGCCTCGACAGCGAGCCGTGCGACGTGTTCGACGGCGCCTGGGTGCCCGATGCGGCCCACCACACGCTCTACAACAGCTCCGAGTGCCCGTTCGCGGAGCGGGGGTTCGACTGCCTGACCAACGGGCGGCAGGACACGGGTTACCTCAGGTGGCGGTGGAAGCCGCGGCGCTGCGACGTGCCGCGGTTCGCCGCGCGGGCGGCGCTGGAGCGCCTGCGCGGGAAGCGGGTGGTGTTCGTGGGGGACTCCATGAGCCGCACGCAGTGGGAGTCCTTCATCTGCATGCTCATGACCGGGGTGGACGACCCCAGGACCGTCTACGAGGTGAACGGGAATGAGATCACCAAGATCATACGGCACCTGGCGGTTAGGTTTGCGTCGCACGGCCTCACCGTGGAGTTCTTCCGGTCGGTGTTCCTTGTGCAGCAGCACCCTGCGCCGCGGCACGCCCCGAAGAGGGTCAAGTCGACCTTGAGGCTGGACAGGATGGATGATTTCAGCCGGAAATGGGCGAATGCGGATGTGCTGATTTTCAACACCGGGCATTGGTGGACTCCGACAAAATTATTTGATAC GGGTTGCTATTTTCAGTCTGGACATGCTCTTAAATTGGGTACAACCATCGATGCTGCTTTCAGGATGGCATTGGAGACCTGGGCTTCATGGGTGGAAAAAAGAGTTGATTTAAACCAAACACATGTCTTCTTTCGCACATATGAGCCATCCCATTGGAG CGACCCAAGCCAAAAGACATGTGAAGTAACAGAACAGCCTTCATCTGAGGCCAAAGGAAATGATAAGAGTGAATTTGGAGTTATACTTGCTGATGTTGTGGCAAAAATGAGCTCTCCTGTTACTGTACTAAATGTAACTTTAATGGGAGCGTTCAGAAGTGATGCTCATGTTGGCAATTGGAGTTATCCTCCAACTATACTTGATTGCAGCCACTGGTGTCTCCCTGGAGTCCCCGATGCTTGGAATGAACTAGTATTTTCGTACCTTTTAACAAATG ATTGGTGA